One window from the genome of Lentibacillus daqui encodes:
- a CDS encoding bifunctional 2-methylcitrate dehydratase/aconitate hydratase, with translation MEKLQEKQTTDALIEEITDYVLNKQITSKEAFTTAHYVMIDALGCGILALNYPECTKLLGPIVPGTVVPNGTHVPGTPYVLDPVQGAFNIGTMIRWLDYNDTWLAAEWGHPSDNLGGILAAADFVSRERLSKGQTPVTVQEVLEMMIKAHEIQGILALKNSLNRVGLDHVLYVKIATTAVVTKLLGGGREEIFNAVSNALIDNSSLRTYRHAPNTGSRKSWAAGDATSRGVRLAMMAVQGEMGYKTALSAPGWGFQDVLFNQQELVLSQPLDSYVMENVLFKVSYPAEFHAQTAAEAAVQLHPEVKHRLDEIDQVTITTHESAIRIIDKTGSLYNPADRDHCIQYITAVALLKGNVTAEDYEDEAAKDPRIDALRDKMVVTENKAYSEDYLDPEKRSIANAVQVHFKDGTSTDNIACEYPLGHRFRRDEAIPKVLEKYAANLATQYPQKKQRNIVDVTSDYHKVAQMNVNEFVELFV, from the coding sequence ATGGAAAAACTGCAGGAAAAACAGACAACCGATGCATTGATTGAAGAAATTACAGATTATGTGTTAAATAAACAAATTACCAGTAAGGAAGCCTTTACCACGGCACATTATGTGATGATCGATGCACTGGGGTGCGGAATTTTGGCATTAAACTATCCAGAGTGCACCAAATTACTCGGACCGATTGTGCCTGGTACGGTTGTGCCGAATGGAACTCATGTGCCGGGAACACCATATGTGCTTGACCCGGTACAAGGGGCATTTAATATTGGTACCATGATTCGCTGGCTTGACTATAATGATACATGGCTTGCTGCAGAATGGGGGCATCCATCCGATAATCTTGGCGGAATTTTAGCCGCTGCAGATTTCGTTAGTAGAGAACGGTTAAGCAAAGGGCAAACTCCTGTTACGGTTCAAGAAGTACTGGAAATGATGATCAAAGCTCATGAAATTCAAGGAATTCTTGCCCTGAAAAACAGCCTGAACCGAGTTGGTCTTGATCATGTGTTATATGTAAAGATTGCTACAACAGCGGTGGTAACCAAGTTGCTGGGTGGTGGCAGAGAAGAGATTTTTAATGCGGTTTCCAATGCCTTGATCGATAATTCCAGCTTACGGACATACCGGCATGCACCTAATACCGGATCCCGCAAATCATGGGCGGCAGGCGATGCGACAAGCAGAGGTGTTCGTCTAGCAATGATGGCGGTTCAGGGAGAAATGGGGTATAAGACAGCATTAAGTGCCCCGGGCTGGGGATTTCAGGATGTATTATTTAATCAGCAAGAATTAGTATTATCCCAGCCACTTGATAGTTATGTCATGGAAAATGTATTATTCAAGGTTTCCTATCCGGCTGAATTTCACGCCCAAACAGCAGCCGAAGCAGCAGTACAATTACATCCTGAAGTAAAACATCGGCTGGACGAAATTGATCAGGTAACGATTACTACCCATGAATCAGCTATCCGTATTATTGATAAAACAGGCTCGTTATATAATCCAGCTGATCGTGACCACTGTATTCAATATATTACTGCTGTTGCCCTTTTAAAAGGGAATGTGACGGCGGAAGATTATGAAGATGAAGCAGCAAAAGATCCACGAATTGATGCATTGCGTGATAAAATGGTGGTAACCGAAAATAAAGCATATAGCGAGGATTATCTGGATCCGGAAAAACGTTCCATTGCCAACGCGGTACAGGTTCATTTTAAGGATGGTACATCAACAGATAATATTGCCTGTGAATACCCGCTAGGTCACCGCTTCCGTCGGGACGAAGCAATCCCGAAAGTGTTGGAAAAATATGCGGCAAATCTGGCAACGCAATATCCACAAAAGAAAC
- the mmgD gene encoding citrate synthase: protein MRTEEAFVPGLEGVIAAETAISLLDTEQEKIIIRGHDLIDLSKRKKYADVVYLLLEGSLPSDSEREALERKLKENYDVPKTVNDVLKLLPNDTHPMDGQRTSVSVLAGFDSTINDRSEAANKKRAYALLGKLPAITANSYRILTNQELVEPDHDLDYSANFLYMITGKKPTELEAEIFDRSLLLYSEHEMPNSTFTARVIASTQADMYGALSGAVSSLKGSLHGGANEAVMYMLQEANSVDKFEELLHKKLQRKEKIMGFGHRVYMKKMDPRALMMKESLEQLCDLKGDSLLLDMCEAGERVMAEEKGLYPNLDYYAAPVYWMLGIPIPLYTPIFFSSRTAGLCAHITEQHANNRLFRPRVKYTGKRDL from the coding sequence ATGAGAACCGAAGAAGCATTTGTACCGGGTTTGGAAGGGGTCATTGCGGCCGAGACTGCTATTTCCTTATTGGATACCGAACAGGAAAAAATAATCATTCGTGGACATGATTTGATTGACTTGTCCAAACGAAAGAAATATGCCGATGTTGTCTACCTTTTACTGGAAGGATCACTGCCATCTGATAGTGAACGGGAAGCTTTAGAAAGGAAATTAAAAGAGAATTATGATGTTCCCAAAACAGTGAATGATGTGCTGAAATTGTTGCCGAATGATACACACCCAATGGACGGACAGCGTACTAGTGTATCAGTTTTGGCAGGATTTGATAGTACCATTAATGACCGATCTGAAGCAGCCAATAAAAAACGGGCTTATGCGCTGTTAGGCAAGCTGCCGGCAATAACAGCGAACAGTTACCGGATTTTAACCAATCAGGAACTTGTCGAACCAGATCATGATTTGGATTATAGTGCCAATTTCCTGTATATGATTACTGGTAAAAAACCAACGGAATTGGAAGCGGAAATTTTTGATCGTTCGCTTCTATTATATAGTGAACATGAAATGCCGAATTCCACTTTTACTGCCCGTGTGATCGCCTCGACACAGGCGGATATGTATGGCGCATTGTCTGGTGCAGTTTCTTCGCTAAAAGGGAGCTTGCATGGCGGGGCGAATGAAGCGGTCATGTACATGCTGCAAGAAGCCAACTCGGTGGACAAATTTGAAGAATTGTTGCACAAAAAATTACAGCGCAAAGAAAAGATTATGGGCTTTGGACACCGTGTTTATATGAAAAAGATGGATCCACGTGCATTAATGATGAAGGAATCATTGGAACAACTTTGCGATTTGAAAGGGGATTCATTGCTGCTGGATATGTGTGAGGCAGGTGAGAGGGTTATGGCTGAAGAAAAAGGACTCTATCCAAACCTTGATTATTATGCGGCACCTGTTTATTGGATGCTTGGGATTCCGATTCCTCTGTACACACCAATTTTCTTTAGTTCCCGTACGGCCGGGTTATGTGCACATATTACCGAACAGCATGCCAATAACCGGCTGTTCCGCCCACGGGTGAAGTATACCGGCAAAAGAGATCTATAG
- a CDS encoding LysR family transcriptional regulator: protein MDYQDWEMLATLYATENITKASQLLFLSQPTLTSRIQKLEEYYGVQLIIRKRRGITFTPEGVILAQHAEQMLNEQRKIEEMINNMKSHVAGTLRVGASNFFALNKMPKVLRLFKQQYPDVEFQVVTGWSNEMHRFILNHDVHISFIKGDYSWKDRKDVLYEEAICVAAPWEFKWEELPELPRIGYYTDENMQNLVEHWWYTNYNQAPNINIQVNQVETCKEMVVNGLGYAILANLVVRPHPELIVKPIHDINGEAITRKTWMYYHEESLRMNIVQAFVDFIRQLDVKAL from the coding sequence ATGGACTATCAGGATTGGGAAATGCTCGCGACCTTGTATGCAACCGAAAACATTACCAAGGCATCTCAATTATTATTCTTGTCCCAACCAACTCTAACATCAAGAATCCAAAAACTGGAGGAATATTACGGTGTACAGCTGATCATTAGAAAACGTCGGGGAATCACCTTCACACCTGAAGGGGTCATACTGGCACAACATGCGGAGCAGATGCTTAATGAACAGCGAAAAATTGAAGAAATGATCAACAACATGAAAAGTCATGTAGCGGGGACACTTCGGGTTGGTGCATCGAATTTTTTCGCATTAAATAAAATGCCAAAAGTCTTACGGTTATTTAAACAACAATATCCAGATGTAGAATTTCAGGTGGTAACCGGTTGGAGCAATGAGATGCATCGGTTCATTTTAAACCACGATGTACATATCAGTTTTATTAAGGGTGATTATTCATGGAAGGATCGCAAGGATGTACTCTATGAAGAAGCCATTTGTGTCGCCGCCCCGTGGGAATTTAAGTGGGAGGAGCTCCCGGAATTGCCGCGGATCGGTTACTATACCGATGAAAATATGCAAAACCTTGTTGAACATTGGTGGTATACCAATTATAACCAAGCGCCGAATATTAATATCCAGGTTAACCAGGTGGAAACTTGTAAGGAAATGGTTGTCAATGGATTAGGATATGCGATACTGGCCAACCTTGTTGTACGTCCACATCCGGAACTAATTGTCAAACCAATTCACGATATAAATGGGGAAGCGATCACCCGCAAAACATGGATGTATTACCATGAGGAATCTTTGCGGATGAACATTGTCCAGGCTTTTGTTGATTTTATCCGTCAATTGGATGTTAAGGCATTATAA
- a CDS encoding MBL fold metallo-hydrolase yields MPKQTCYTDQVTNDILKPFKLKQITLDLPFRLDHVNCFLAEGENGWIVIDAGLHNQETVLKWDKELKQKTVTDIIITHYHPDHFGYAGGLQEKTGAHVLMTKTDYDAGLKAWTDEFLSTLNSNYKLAGIPNEVAVKMTGNTEEFVARVTPYPDVDHYLEEGEKMQIGNGEYEVIFTPGHSDGLVCFYNREQNILLSTDHILPKITPNISYWFHGDPNPLASYLQALEKVKKLDADLVVPSHGKPFYGANDRIDEIEKHHEDRLTVALDAIKNGASIYQACQTLFRKKLNIHETRFAIGETLAHLEYLRYAGECQREMRNGAYWYYVL; encoded by the coding sequence ATGCCCAAACAAACATGTTATACAGATCAAGTAACTAACGATATCCTCAAACCATTCAAATTGAAACAAATAACACTCGATCTACCATTTCGCCTTGACCATGTTAATTGTTTCCTGGCCGAGGGAGAGAATGGTTGGATCGTGATCGATGCCGGGTTACATAATCAGGAAACTGTTTTAAAGTGGGATAAGGAATTAAAGCAAAAAACGGTAACAGATATCATCATTACCCATTACCATCCTGATCATTTTGGTTATGCAGGTGGATTGCAAGAAAAAACAGGTGCACATGTGTTGATGACGAAAACTGATTATGATGCCGGGTTAAAGGCTTGGACAGATGAGTTTCTCTCTACGCTTAACAGTAATTACAAACTGGCTGGAATTCCCAATGAGGTTGCCGTAAAAATGACCGGGAATACAGAGGAATTTGTGGCGCGGGTTACCCCATATCCGGATGTGGATCATTATCTGGAAGAGGGGGAAAAAATGCAAATTGGTAACGGTGAATATGAGGTTATTTTCACGCCGGGACACTCGGATGGACTCGTCTGCTTTTATAACCGGGAGCAAAATATATTATTGTCAACCGACCACATCCTGCCGAAAATTACGCCAAATATATCCTACTGGTTCCATGGAGATCCAAATCCATTAGCAAGTTATTTGCAGGCATTGGAAAAGGTCAAGAAACTGGATGCAGATTTGGTGGTTCCTTCACATGGCAAACCATTTTATGGGGCAAATGACCGGATTGATGAAATCGAAAAACATCATGAAGATCGATTGACGGTTGCCTTGGACGCTATCAAGAATGGGGCAAGCATTTACCAGGCATGTCAAACGCTATTTCGGAAAAAGTTGAACATCCATGAAACCCGGTTTGCCATTGGTGAAACACTCGCCCATTTGGAGTATTTACGATATGCCGGTGAATGCCAGCGGGAAATGCGTAACGGCGCATATTGGTATTACGTATTATAA
- a CDS encoding acyl-CoA dehydrogenase family protein, with the protein MSRAFQTEEHEIFRQSLRKFLEKEAAPNYEQWERDKQVPRSFWKKAGEQGFLCPQVDEKYGGSNTDFGYSVVLSEEFERIGTGLTGIGLHNDIVIPYIETYGTGEQKQRWLPKATTGEMISAIAMTEPGTGSDLAAVKTSAIKAGDDYIVNGEKTFITNGYSADFIVVVCKTDPQANPPHRGISLLVVEEGMPGFKRGKKLNKVGQHANDTSELIFEDVRVPAANLIGEEGKGFYYLMEKLQQERLMVAISSVPAAERMLELTIDYVKQRKAFGTSISKFQNTQFKLAEMQTEVQIGRTFVDKLIEDHMAGKNIVTEVSMAKWWTTDLAKRVAAECMQLHGGYGYMEEYEIARRYRDVAVTSIYAGTNEIMKGIIAKNMGL; encoded by the coding sequence ATGAGCAGGGCTTTTCAAACAGAAGAACATGAAATCTTTCGTCAGTCGTTAAGAAAGTTTTTAGAAAAAGAAGCTGCTCCCAATTATGAACAATGGGAGAGGGATAAGCAAGTACCGCGTTCTTTTTGGAAGAAGGCTGGGGAGCAGGGGTTCCTTTGCCCACAAGTAGATGAAAAATACGGTGGTTCCAATACGGATTTTGGCTATTCCGTCGTGTTATCGGAGGAATTTGAACGCATTGGAACAGGACTAACAGGGATTGGACTACACAACGATATTGTTATCCCGTACATCGAAACATATGGTACAGGGGAACAAAAACAACGCTGGTTGCCCAAAGCTACAACAGGGGAAATGATATCCGCGATCGCCATGACCGAGCCGGGGACAGGGTCAGATCTGGCCGCTGTGAAAACGAGTGCAATCAAAGCTGGTGATGATTATATTGTCAATGGGGAAAAGACGTTTATCACCAATGGCTATTCGGCTGATTTCATTGTTGTGGTTTGTAAGACAGACCCCCAGGCAAATCCACCGCACAGAGGCATTAGTCTGTTAGTCGTGGAAGAAGGCATGCCTGGTTTCAAGCGCGGGAAGAAACTCAACAAGGTTGGTCAGCATGCAAACGACACAAGTGAACTTATTTTTGAAGATGTTCGTGTACCTGCTGCCAATTTAATAGGTGAAGAAGGTAAAGGGTTTTATTATTTAATGGAAAAACTCCAGCAGGAACGGTTAATGGTAGCTATTTCAAGCGTTCCTGCAGCAGAAAGGATGCTTGAGCTGACCATCGATTATGTCAAACAGCGAAAGGCTTTCGGAACAAGTATTAGCAAGTTTCAAAACACCCAATTTAAGCTTGCCGAAATGCAGACTGAAGTCCAGATTGGCCGCACCTTTGTCGATAAATTAATTGAAGATCATATGGCTGGTAAAAATATTGTCACGGAAGTCTCCATGGCCAAATGGTGGACGACAGACCTGGCAAAGCGGGTTGCCGCAGAATGTATGCAGCTACATGGCGGGTACGGTTATATGGAAGAATACGAGATTGCAAGGAGATATCGTGATGTTGCTGTTACCTCGATTTACGCCGGTACCAATGAAATCATGAAAGGGATCATCGCCAAAAATATGGGATTGTAA
- a CDS encoding enoyl-CoA hydratase/isomerase family protein — MTEVVHVKKENQLCYIAMNRPEKRNALSDDLVSGVIRALKDAEQDDDVKAIILSGEGKAYCSGGDIGSMGKRSSPADTVAHMEATASLTKTILHLNKYVISAVHGFAAGAGFSLALASDFIVADKHAKFIASFRNIGLTPDLGLIKLLADRVPLPIAKEWVASGKPIHAETVYEKGLINRLAEEKDVIEEAAAFATFIVEGPPFSNKFVKYLLNHAGEFTHETSLMQENIIQSLMFQSEDAKEGVQAFLEKRSPHFVGK, encoded by the coding sequence ATGACTGAAGTTGTTCACGTAAAAAAAGAAAATCAGCTTTGTTATATTGCAATGAATCGTCCGGAGAAACGAAATGCCCTATCTGATGATTTGGTATCAGGTGTTATTCGTGCTTTAAAAGATGCCGAACAGGATGATGATGTGAAAGCGATTATTTTATCCGGAGAAGGAAAGGCCTATTGCTCCGGGGGTGATATTGGGTCAATGGGTAAGAGAAGCAGCCCGGCAGATACGGTTGCTCACATGGAAGCGACCGCATCACTAACCAAGACGATCCTCCATTTAAACAAATACGTGATTAGTGCCGTTCATGGGTTTGCTGCAGGTGCCGGATTCAGCCTTGCACTTGCATCCGATTTTATTGTTGCCGATAAACATGCGAAATTCATCGCCAGTTTTCGTAATATCGGCCTGACTCCTGATTTGGGATTGATAAAATTACTTGCTGATCGTGTTCCGTTGCCAATTGCAAAAGAATGGGTAGCTTCCGGAAAGCCGATTCATGCGGAAACTGTTTACGAAAAAGGGTTGATTAATCGGTTGGCAGAAGAAAAGGATGTTATCGAGGAAGCAGCTGCATTTGCAACGTTTATCGTCGAAGGGCCGCCATTCTCTAATAAATTTGTCAAATACCTATTGAACCATGCGGGTGAATTCACGCACGAAACGAGTTTAATGCAGGAAAATATAATCCAGTCATTGATGTTTCAGTCTGAAGATGCCAAGGAAGGGGTTCAGGCCTTTTTGGAGAAGCGATCACCACACTTTGTTGGGAAATAG
- a CDS encoding RNA-guided endonuclease InsQ/TnpB family protein, whose amino-acid sequence MLTYNKKVRLVVTKENKQLLDSQSRMCNWLYNQLLDAVEEDYRNGKKKKLLSGRNLRNEVPKIKGENPFLFKVHSSPLKNTALRLKDAYERFFDPKLMNEKPKYRSWKKKWFSLYYDEPKKGFKLLDTNLLSLSFGKLTDEKHKELKKKDKKAKKTIKIKVGLVEAVELSETERIKTLRITKDLDSYYAIFTIEDAKEITKVKEQSFIVFDPNHKNLAVGLGSDGKSYELKSMNALLKYWDKRIDEIKSKRDKCEKFNKLVCTPNVTYFEPSKRWKRLNHALEKAQLKRREQMKTLLFSYAHYFSKRYDAIYIGDYTPTPDVAKYGTMRRAMLNQTPVGKFRSILNWVQAKSGKYYQKIDERDTTKTCCVCGNKEKKDPSIRSFTCVNCGTMLSRDINSTVNIGKKAKKILPRAGYIGVESPMYTVWWDFKQAKIACGLTPSAGLGK is encoded by the coding sequence ATGCTTACGTATAATAAAAAGGTACGATTGGTGGTTACAAAGGAAAACAAGCAGTTACTCGATTCTCAATCCAGAATGTGCAACTGGCTGTACAATCAATTGCTGGATGCGGTGGAGGAAGACTATCGCAATGGAAAAAAGAAAAAACTGCTTTCCGGCAGAAACCTGAGGAATGAAGTACCGAAAATAAAAGGGGAAAACCCATTTTTGTTTAAAGTCCATTCCTCCCCATTGAAAAATACGGCATTACGGTTAAAAGATGCCTATGAACGATTTTTTGATCCAAAATTAATGAATGAGAAACCAAAATATCGTTCATGGAAAAAGAAGTGGTTTTCGCTATATTATGATGAACCAAAAAAGGGTTTTAAATTATTAGATACCAATCTGCTTTCCTTAAGTTTTGGCAAGTTAACAGATGAAAAACATAAGGAATTAAAGAAAAAAGATAAAAAGGCTAAGAAGACCATCAAAATCAAAGTTGGACTTGTGGAAGCGGTAGAACTAAGCGAAACGGAGAGAATCAAAACCCTTCGCATCACAAAGGATCTGGATTCGTATTATGCCATTTTTACAATAGAAGATGCCAAGGAAATCACCAAGGTGAAGGAACAATCGTTTATTGTATTTGATCCCAACCATAAGAATCTGGCGGTGGGATTAGGCAGTGATGGAAAATCATATGAATTGAAATCGATGAATGCACTGTTGAAGTATTGGGATAAACGAATCGATGAAATCAAATCAAAACGGGACAAATGTGAAAAGTTTAATAAACTGGTATGCACCCCAAATGTTACGTATTTTGAGCCAAGCAAACGTTGGAAGAGACTCAATCATGCTTTGGAAAAGGCGCAATTAAAACGTCGAGAACAAATGAAGACGCTGTTATTTAGCTATGCGCATTATTTTTCCAAGCGTTACGATGCCATTTACATTGGTGATTATACTCCAACTCCCGATGTGGCAAAGTACGGGACGATGAGAAGGGCCATGTTAAATCAAACACCAGTCGGTAAATTCAGGAGTATTTTGAACTGGGTGCAGGCAAAAAGCGGTAAATATTATCAAAAGATTGATGAACGGGATACAACCAAAACCTGTTGTGTCTGCGGTAATAAGGAGAAAAAAGATCCATCTATTCGCAGCTTTACATGTGTAAACTGTGGTACCATGCTTTCAAGGGATATCAACAGTACAGTTAATATCGGAAAGAAAGCCAAAAAGATATTGCCTCGCGCAGGCTACATAGGTGTGGAATCCCCTATGTATACAGTGTGGTGGGATTTTAAACAGGCAAAGATTGCTTGTGGTTTGACCCCATCTGCTGGCCTCGGGAAGTAA
- a CDS encoding IS607 family transposase: MYTIDEASNILGVHPTTLRRWEKEGKITSSRTTGGHRRYAVEDLSAIKRDLKPLQDKIVIGYCRVSSSDQKEELKRQVHTVSQYCSANGYQFRFIKDLGSGMLSIITVFSSRLYGSRSHKRKKLQQAVKQVIEDNGHAYV, encoded by the coding sequence ATGTATACCATCGATGAAGCATCCAACATACTTGGTGTTCATCCCACTACATTAAGAAGGTGGGAGAAAGAGGGGAAGATAACATCCTCTCGAACCACCGGTGGCCATAGAAGATATGCTGTAGAAGACCTTAGTGCTATCAAGCGTGATTTGAAACCACTTCAAGACAAAATTGTTATCGGGTATTGTCGCGTCTCATCATCGGACCAAAAGGAAGAGTTAAAAAGGCAGGTCCATACTGTATCGCAGTATTGTTCGGCAAATGGATATCAGTTTCGTTTTATAAAAGATCTGGGAAGTGGTATGCTTTCCATTATTACTGTCTTCAGCAGCCGCTTGTATGGAAGCAGAAGTCACAAGCGAAAGAAACTGCAACAAGCGGTGAAACAGGTCATTGAGGACAACGGCCATGCTTACGTATAA
- a CDS encoding NAD(P)H-dependent flavin oxidoreductase produces the protein MPNNNAIANLKEAMEIPVIMAPMFIISNPTMVINACASGIAGTFPALNARSGEILEDWMQEINAGLDKLRQQNPGKKIAPWGINFIVHRSNKRYVEDLNLIEKYQPPLVITSLGDPGPVAEIVHAYGGVVLSDVINIKFAKKAIEKGSDGLVLVAAGAGGHGGTYNPISFVHEVRQFFDGPIALSGGLTKGEDILVTELLGADFSYIGTRFIPSEESSAQAGYKDMIVDASIEDIIYTDAFSGVNANYLIPSITGAGLDPQNLQKKDKVDFSELRNKEVKAWKDVWGAGQGVGSINNIQPVADIVEELKAGYYQAIEKISRKNNVSI, from the coding sequence ATGCCGAACAATAATGCAATCGCCAACTTGAAAGAAGCAATGGAAATCCCTGTAATTATGGCACCTATGTTTATCATTAGTAATCCAACAATGGTGATCAATGCCTGTGCATCGGGAATTGCTGGAACGTTTCCTGCCTTAAATGCCAGATCAGGCGAAATACTGGAGGACTGGATGCAGGAAATAAATGCCGGATTGGATAAATTGAGACAACAAAATCCGGGTAAAAAAATTGCACCATGGGGAATTAACTTTATCGTTCACCGGTCGAATAAACGATATGTAGAAGATCTGAATTTAATCGAGAAGTATCAGCCACCACTGGTCATTACGTCATTGGGTGACCCTGGACCGGTAGCTGAAATTGTGCATGCCTATGGTGGGGTGGTTCTTTCCGATGTAATTAATATAAAATTTGCTAAAAAAGCAATTGAGAAAGGTTCTGATGGTTTAGTCCTGGTTGCCGCCGGTGCGGGTGGTCATGGTGGTACATATAATCCTATTTCATTTGTACACGAAGTACGGCAGTTTTTTGACGGGCCAATTGCCTTATCTGGCGGTTTGACCAAAGGGGAAGATATCCTTGTAACTGAATTATTGGGAGCCGATTTTTCCTACATTGGGACACGGTTTATCCCGTCTGAAGAAAGTTCGGCTCAAGCCGGGTATAAAGATATGATTGTTGATGCATCGATTGAAGATATTATTTACACAGATGCGTTTAGCGGGGTGAACGCCAATTACCTGATACCAAGTATCACTGGTGCCGGACTGGATCCGCAAAATCTCCAGAAAAAAGATAAAGTCGATTTCTCAGAATTACGAAACAAAGAAGTAAAAGCTTGGAAAGATGTTTGGGGTGCGGGTCAGGGAGTTGGTTCGATTAACAACATTCAACCAGTAGCAGACATTGTTGAGGAATTAAAGGCTGGTTATTACCAAGCAATTGAAAAAATATCTAGAAAAAATAATGTATCTATTTAG
- a CDS encoding enoyl-CoA hydratase-related protein, with translation MAELLSVTKNDGIATVVIDNPPMNVLSEKVTAELDEVFSELKADHEVISIILTGAGDRAFMAGADIKEFPERDVNNESAVSIHEVFNRIESIPKPTIALLNGFTLGGGLELALTCDIRIAEEHAKIGLPEVNLGILPGGGGTQRLPRIVGAGKAKEMMFTGEPVSADEACRLGIVNQVIAKGEGKQAAEKLAQKLADQSLQALSRIKRLVNEGKELPLDEGLKLEEKLFNEVFVTEDAKEGVQAFIEKRKPEFVHR, from the coding sequence ATGGCTGAACTACTATCAGTAACCAAAAATGATGGTATTGCAACGGTAGTTATCGATAATCCGCCAATGAATGTGTTAAGCGAAAAGGTAACGGCGGAATTAGATGAGGTATTTAGTGAATTGAAAGCAGATCACGAGGTCATCTCGATTATCCTGACCGGTGCAGGTGATCGTGCGTTTATGGCTGGTGCGGATATCAAAGAATTTCCGGAACGAGACGTGAATAATGAAAGTGCGGTCAGTATCCATGAAGTATTTAATCGCATCGAATCAATTCCTAAACCGACGATCGCCTTATTAAATGGTTTTACGCTTGGAGGTGGATTGGAACTTGCTTTAACGTGTGATATCAGGATCGCCGAAGAACATGCAAAAATCGGATTACCTGAAGTAAATTTAGGGATATTGCCGGGTGGCGGTGGTACGCAACGACTACCACGAATCGTTGGTGCCGGAAAAGCAAAGGAAATGATGTTTACCGGAGAACCTGTGTCGGCTGATGAAGCATGTCGGTTAGGCATTGTCAACCAAGTTATCGCAAAAGGAGAAGGCAAGCAAGCTGCAGAAAAACTTGCACAAAAACTTGCCGACCAGTCATTGCAGGCATTAAGCCGGATCAAACGATTGGTGAATGAAGGCAAGGAGTTACCGCTTGATGAAGGATTAAAACTGGAGGAAAAGTTATTCAATGAGGTTTTTGTTACCGAAGATGCCAAAGAAGGAGTACAGGCGTTTATTGAAAAACGAAAACCCGAATTTGTTCATCGATAG